In Pectinophora gossypiella chromosome 1, ilPecGoss1.1, whole genome shotgun sequence, one genomic interval encodes:
- the LOC126369437 gene encoding zinc transporter ZIP10, translating to MIISNKQINRFSVPLYRRPAMTRSNHWAHTALEAAPLIVWCGGAGPPAARARARAQRSVASMLTPCIVVALAAALAAPAAAAVTGAIDVDLNNTLPAERYFIDKIFDKYGYKGVITFEGFEHLLDNLGLGGRVFNSPHDLALHRINGTFRQLHDTQHRHRRSPPADDTPILKKSCLSPREILEVYGMENEPGVITIKPKTFLEMCPALVYQLDQRSCYKTEAPVPKLERHWTWIYASLSILVISATGLLGVAVVPLLKSVIFSHVLHFLVAVAVGTLCGDALLHLMPHALRSHGPPSQPQEETEVVLKCSVTFLTILLFYTVEAIMQTIHGGHAHSHDPAKSVEEIKQEAVKQIEPIELGAMMPGSPPPPAERPMTSTALMVIVGDGLHNLTDGLAIGAAFSGDPVTGFATALAVFCHELPHELGDFAVLLRSGMSIRRALYYNLLSSILSFMGMAGGIWLAEDHESASQWIYAATAGTFFYIALADLVPEINENNHGKSLNLVLAVLGILTGGVIMLLIALHEDSIQYLFRNAEQ from the exons ATGataatttcaaataaacaaataaaccgCTTCAGTGTGCCGCTGTACAGACGACCGGCGATGACGCGTAGTAATCACTGGGCGCACACCGCGCTCGAGGCTGCTCCGCTGATAGTGTGGTGCGGAGGCGCAGGCCCGCCGGCGGCGcgagcgcgggcgcgggcgcagcgctcAGTCGCGAGCATGCTGACACCGTGCATCGTCGTAGCGCTGGCCGCAGCGCTCGCCGCACCCGCCGCCGCAGCCGTCACCGGCGCCATCGACGTAGACCTCAACAACACGCTGCCCGCCGAACGATACTTCATCGACAAGATATTCGACAAATACGGGTACAAAGGAGTCATCACTTTTGAA GGCTTCGAGCACCTCCTAGACAACCTTGGTCTGGGTGGGCGAGTGTTCAACTCCCCGCATGACCTGGCTCTGCACCGGATTAATGGCACCTTCCGTCAGCTGCATGATACCCAGCACCGACACAGGCGTTCACCTCCTGCTGACG ACACGCCGATATTGAAGAAGTCATGTCTGTCGCCGAGGGAGATTCTAGAAGTGTACGGGATGGAGAACGAGCCTGGTGTGATCACCATCAAGCCCAAGACCTTCTTGGAAATGTGTCCCGCCCTCGTCTACCAACTAGACCAACGATCCTGCTACAAGACTGAAGCACCCGTACCGAAATTGGAAAGACATTGGA CATGGATCTACGCAAGTCTGAGTATCTTGGTGATCAGCGCTACCGGGCTGCTGGGTGTGGCGGTGGTGCCGCTCCTCAAGTCTGTAATATTCAGTCACGTGCTGCACTTCCTTGTGGCCGTAGCCGTCGGCACTCTCTGTGGCGACGCCCTCCTTCACCTCATGCCGCACGCCCTCCGATCCCACGGCCCGCCATCCCAGCCGCAAGAAGAAACCGAAGTCGTACTCAAATGCAGCGTCACTTTCCTCACAATTCTTCTCTTCTACACCGTCGAAGCTATCATGCAAACGATACATGGCGGTCACGCACACTCCCACGATCCAGCAAAGAGTGTCGAAGAAATTAAACAAGAAGCCGTCAAACAAATTGAACCCATAGAGCTGGGAGCGATGATGCCTGGGTCCCCTCCGCCCCCGGCCGAACGCCCGATGACGTCAACTGCGCTTATGGTGATAGTCGGTGATGGCTTGCACAATTTGACAGACGGCCTGGCTATAGGCGCAGCGTTCAGCGGTGACCCGGTAACAGGCTTCGCTACAGCGTTAGCCGTGTTCTGCCACGAATTACCGCATGAGCTCGGGGACTTCGCTGTGCTGTTGCGATCAGGGATGAGCATCAGGCGCGCCCTCTACTACAATTTATTGTCGTCCATACTCAGCTTCATGGGTATGGCAGGCGGTATCTGGCTGGCGGAGGACCACGAGTCCGCCTCGCAGTGGATCTACGCCGCGACCGCCGGTACCTTCTTCTATATAGCTCTAGCGGACCTAGTTCCCGAGATAAACGAGAACAATCACGGGAAAAGTTTAAATTTAGTTCTAGCAGTGTTAGGTATTCTTACTGGCGGCGTGATCATGCTGCTGATAGCGCTACATGAAGACTCTATACAATATCTCTTTAGAAATGCAGAACAATGA
- the LOC126369874 gene encoding ER membrane protein complex subunit 4 yields the protein MSQLKSNKKFKWALDFNQKNRALATELPSPPGYSQSAASSYTESSKDTDSNLLLIKKLWDVALGPLKQVPMNLFIMYMAGNSISIFPIMMVGMLIVRPVKALFSTQSTFKMVEGTQAAGQKFVYFIGNVVNILLALYKCQSMGLLPTHSSDWLAFEEPLTRVEHIGGGLSLL from the exons ATGTCTCAattaaaatcaaacaaaaaGTTCAAATGGGCGTTGGACTTCAATCAAAA gaATCGGGCTTTAGCAACAGAGTTACCATCGCCACCAGGTTACAGTCAATCAGCTGCTTCAAGTTACACAGAATCATCAAAGGATACAGACTCAAACTTGCTTTTAATCAAGAAATTGTGGGATGTTGCACTCGGACCCCTGAAACAGGTGCCAATGAACCTGTTCATAATGTACATGGCTGGTAACTCCATATCAATATTCCCTATCATGATGGTTGGTATGCTGATTGTTCGGCCAGTAAAAGCTCTGTTCTCCACACAAAGCACTTTCAAGATGGTTGAAGGCACCCAAGCAGCTGGTCAGAAGTTTGTCTACTTCATTGGAAATGTGGTGAACATATTGCTAGCCCTATATAAATGTCAAAGCATGGGATTGCTTCCTACTCACTCCAGTGACTGGCTAGCGTTTGAAGAACCTCTGACGAGAGTTGAACACATTGGAGGTGGACTATCTTTACtgtga
- the LOC126369534 gene encoding tyrosine aminotransferase has product MSRPSRDRQEWEVRASALARNTHNLIRNIVENLRVEPNPEKPFLALSVGDPTTFGNLNPPEQVLDAVRESIEWTKSRGYGPALGHMEARQAVAEYSAHQGDVTPEDVILCSGCSHAIEMVIAVLADSGQNVLVPRPGFMIYKTLAEGLGIEIKYYNLLPDQQWKVDLDDLESQIDDDTALIVVINPSNPCGSVYSEEHLLEILDIAARNRVPILADEIYEFFVFSGHKFTAISSLSKDVPVLTCSGLTKRFLVPGWRMGWVIVHDRNNILGQEIRKGLVNFAGRILGPNTLIQRALPAILRNTPQSFYDEVVLFIENQAKLAYEELRRAPGLRPIMPQGAMYMMIEIKMSLFPQFKTELQFVERMVSEQSVFCLPGQCFDYPNFMRIVLTAPEDILREACSRIVVFCTENIVSDKIKEIDNVVSVSAENELCEGLSRTA; this is encoded by the exons ATGTCACGACCGTCTCGAGACCGCCAAGAGTGGGAAGTCCGCGCCTCGGCGTTGGCTCGCAACACCCACAATCTGATCAGGAATATAGTCGAGAACCTTCGCGTAGAGCCCAACCCTGAAAAGCCGTTTCTCGCACTTTCAGTCG GGGATCCGACGACATTTGGGAATTTGAATCCTCCAGAGCAAGTTTTGGACGCAGTTCGTGAGAGTATCGAGTGGACGAAGAGTAGGGGCTATGGCCCTGCTCTGGGCCACATGGAGGCGAGGCAGGCCGTGGCGGAGTATAGTGCGCATCAGGGCGACGTAACACCAGAAGATGTGATCCTTTGCAGCGGCTGCTCGCACGCCATCGAGATGGTCATCGCCGTGCTAGCAGACTCTGGACAGAACGTGCTAGTACCCCGCCCTGGATTCATGATATACAAAACCCTAGCCGAAGGTTTaggaatagaaataaaatattataacttgTTG CCGGACCAACAATGGAAAGTGGATCTAGATGATCTGGAGAGTCAAATAGATGACGACACAGCTTTAATAGTCGTAATTAATCCATCGAACCCTTGTGGCTCTGTGTACAGTGAAGAACATTTGCTTGAGATATTGGACATAGCGGCAAGGAACCGAGTGCCAATTCTAGCTGATGAAATTTACGAATTCTTCGTATTTTCCGGACACAAGTTTACAGCAATATCATCCTTGTCGAAAGACGTTCCAGTGCTCACATGCAGTGGGTTGACGAAGAGGTTTTTAGTTCCTGGATGGCGTATGGGCTGGGTGATAGTACACGATCGGAACAACATTCTGGGACAAGAGATCAGGAAGGGACTGGTTAATTTTGCTGGGAGGATTTTAGGTCCTAACACATTAATACAAAGGGCGTTGCCGGCTATACTTAGAAATACCCCGCAAAGTTTTTATGATGAAGTCGTTCTGTTTATTGAG AACCAAGCTAAGTTGGCGTATGAGGAATTGCGGCGGGCACCGGGGCTGCGCCCGATCATGCCACAGGGAGCGATGTACATGATGATTGAGATCAAAATGTCGCTATTCCCGCAATTTAAGACTGAACTACAATTTGTAGAGCGGATGGTGTCTGAACAATCCGTGTTTTGCTTGCCAGGACAG TGTTTCGATTATCCCAACTTCATGCGCATCGTGCTGACGGCACCCGAAGACATCCTGAGAGAGGCTTGCAGCAGAATAGTGGTATTTTGCACGGAGAACATAGTTTctgacaaaataaaagaaatagacAATGTCGTGTCCGTGTCCGCTGAAAATGAACTGTGTGAAGGACTGTCACGCACTGCATAA